In a single window of the Olivibacter sp. SDN3 genome:
- a CDS encoding LytTR family DNA-binding domain-containing protein: MIKAILIDDEPLARSIISEYLANYKEITIVEECNDGFEGAKAIMQHRPDIVFLDIQMPKINGFEMLELLDEQPSVIFTTAFDEYAIKAFEKHAVDYLLKPISKSRFDQAISKFLSQRNLSQVDKEQTKKLLDNLPPSQQALERVVVKTGSKIKVLPIETIFCLEADDDYVKLHTDDGVFLKNKTMAFFEKELDPNIFVRIHRSFIVKIDSITRLEPYEKDSHVAILTNNMRVNVSKSGYARLKQALGL; encoded by the coding sequence ATGATTAAAGCTATTTTGATTGATGATGAACCCCTAGCAAGAAGTATCATTAGCGAGTATTTAGCTAATTATAAAGAAATTACTATTGTAGAAGAATGCAATGATGGATTCGAAGGGGCTAAAGCAATTATGCAGCATCGCCCCGATATTGTTTTTTTAGATATTCAGATGCCAAAAATCAATGGTTTTGAAATGCTCGAACTATTAGACGAGCAACCTTCTGTTATTTTTACTACTGCTTTCGATGAATATGCCATTAAAGCTTTCGAAAAACACGCTGTCGATTATCTACTTAAACCTATCAGTAAATCCCGCTTTGACCAAGCCATTTCAAAATTCCTAAGCCAACGAAACCTTTCACAGGTAGATAAAGAACAAACGAAAAAGTTATTGGATAATCTCCCGCCGAGTCAACAAGCGTTAGAGCGTGTAGTAGTTAAAACCGGAAGCAAAATTAAAGTACTTCCAATAGAAACTATTTTTTGTTTAGAAGCAGATGACGACTATGTGAAGCTGCACACGGACGATGGTGTTTTTCTTAAGAATAAAACGATGGCATTCTTTGAAAAAGAGCTAGATCCTAACATTTTTGTTAGAATTCACCGATCTTTTATTGTAAAGATCGATAGCATTACCCGGCTCGAACCCTATGAAAAGGACAGTCATGTCGCTATTCTAACGAACAACATGCGAGTAAATGTGAGTAAATCTGGTTATGCCCGACTGAAACAGGCGCTAGGTTTATGA